From the genome of Rosettibacter firmus, one region includes:
- a CDS encoding TetR/AcrR family transcriptional regulator, giving the protein MQNTKEHILKTAFKLFLQKSYKEVTMQDIVRETGLSKGAFYHYFKSKEQVFKEIINTYYFDKMMIDYEKLSHNSLKEFYQDYVKHIKNTLTSIKNEIFDSSTLVNINFITIVFDAMKLFPRFQQKVKQVQQYELNEWIKIVKIARRKKEFSSPMSDEQIARMFIYSNDGIALRLLLEGNLQNLDKEMLKLWNNFYKEIKD; this is encoded by the coding sequence ATGCAAAATACTAAAGAACATATACTTAAAACAGCTTTTAAACTTTTTCTTCAGAAAAGTTATAAAGAAGTAACAATGCAGGATATTGTTAGAGAAACAGGCTTATCAAAAGGAGCTTTTTATCATTACTTTAAAAGCAAAGAACAGGTTTTTAAGGAAATTATAAATACCTATTACTTTGATAAAATGATGATTGATTACGAAAAATTATCTCATAATTCACTTAAAGAATTCTATCAGGATTATGTTAAGCATATTAAAAATACTTTGACTTCTATTAAAAACGAAATTTTTGATTCAAGTACTTTGGTTAATATAAATTTTATTACCATAGTTTTTGATGCAATGAAATTATTCCCCCGCTTTCAGCAAAAAGTTAAACAGGTGCAACAATATGAACTTAATGAATGGATTAAAATTGTGAAAATAGCGAGAAGAAAAAAAGAATTTTCATCTCCAATGTCAGATGAACAAATTGCACGAATGTTTATTTATTCTAATGATGGAATTGCTTTGAGACTTTTACTTGAAGGTAACTTACAAAATCTTGATAAGGAAATGCTGAAACTCTGGAATAATTTTTATAAAGAAATTAAAGATTAG
- a CDS encoding efflux RND transporter periplasmic adaptor subunit, which translates to MQRKIILFLIIALMIGCSKQSNENVEKIVPVKIYKVRSESISRYVKVTGTITAEEDVIVYSKTAERVEKIFIRPGQRVNKNQIIIQQKNDLQRQGLEIANSALKTAELQAKLAIQEYERMLKLYEQKAISQQQFDQVKTTKETAEQALNQAKASYEQAKEQYENCFIKAPFDGTVAAIFVEENQMINIGQPAAQVVSPSKMKAKAYITGKDIQYVKIGQKVVIKFPTIPGEEFYGRVEKMNTALDRLSKSLEVEISIPTNDSRLRSGMFGEFLIEIENHPNSVVVPEIALLTQTEVKIDKETGMQSPVKKYFIFTVQNGKAKLKEVKTGIFSDGKIEITDGLNFGDTIIVVGQNIVKEDQKVKVIE; encoded by the coding sequence ATGCAAAGGAAAATAATTCTTTTTTTGATTATAGCTTTGATGATTGGTTGTTCAAAGCAATCAAATGAAAATGTAGAAAAAATAGTTCCTGTAAAAATCTATAAAGTAAGAAGTGAGTCAATTTCGAGATATGTAAAAGTAACAGGAACAATTACTGCAGAAGAAGATGTGATTGTTTATAGTAAGACTGCAGAACGAGTAGAAAAAATTTTCATTAGACCAGGTCAAAGAGTAAATAAAAATCAGATTATAATTCAACAAAAAAATGATTTGCAAAGACAGGGACTTGAAATCGCAAATTCTGCATTAAAGACAGCAGAACTTCAAGCAAAATTGGCTATTCAAGAATATGAGAGGATGCTTAAACTTTATGAACAAAAGGCGATAAGTCAACAACAATTTGATCAGGTCAAAACAACAAAAGAAACTGCCGAGCAAGCACTCAATCAGGCAAAAGCATCTTATGAACAGGCGAAAGAGCAATATGAAAATTGTTTTATTAAAGCTCCTTTTGATGGAACTGTAGCTGCAATTTTTGTAGAAGAAAATCAGATGATAAATATTGGTCAACCTGCGGCTCAGGTGGTTTCACCTTCAAAGATGAAAGCAAAGGCTTATATAACTGGCAAAGATATTCAATATGTAAAGATTGGTCAAAAGGTTGTTATTAAATTCCCGACTATTCCCGGAGAAGAATTTTATGGTAGAGTAGAAAAAATGAATACCGCACTTGATCGATTATCAAAATCTTTAGAAGTAGAAATTTCTATTCCTACAAACGATTCAAGATTGAGATCCGGAATGTTTGGAGAATTTCTCATCGAAATTGAAAATCATCCTAATAGTGTTGTTGTTCCTGAAATTGCTTTACTCACTCAAACAGAAGTAAAAATTGATAAAGAGACAGGAATGCAAAGCCCGGTAAAAAAATATTTTATCTTTACTGTTCAGAACGGAAAAGCAAAATTAAAAGAAGTTAAAACAGGAATTTTCAGTGATGGTAAAATTGAAATAACAGATGGATTAAATTTTGGTGATACAATAATTGTAGTTGGTCAAAACATCGTTAAAGAAGATCAAAAAGTTAAAGTAATTGAATAA
- a CDS encoding TolC family protein encodes MNYSKKLLLFVFIFTSIIYAQKEKRIIYLSWKNVIDISLKENLSLKSKSLDYEIQNFETWKSLSNFLPSLSYQGIAQKNIELPVFVFMGQRFVVGTPYNFQHSFNLSLPLFTGGARWFNYNIQNNIRKSLKEELEGKEEETVLNAMQAYYAIILANEMCKTAEEAIKVAKQNLEQVKKFYNAGTATELDLQRAKAQYSSTLPVYESALSNKKLSMQRLKMLLNIPLEDSLVVIDSLDKQDFLNEYENISLDELKAISKEKRNDLKALKYQQETTKAGEKIALSSFAPTVAIMASLDYAAPMENTKVTWNDYIRSKSLTLSLSWQLFDGGKRIIDYQIAKIKSDQMNLYLNQAQYAADLEIEQSYYSFNEASKNLQSLKDALEQYKESLRISNLLYSQGMSSQLDVLNAQLLYTKSKSDYLQGIYNYNVSQLALLKSIGLLDKIWK; translated from the coding sequence ATGAATTACAGTAAAAAGCTCTTATTGTTTGTTTTTATTTTTACTTCGATAATTTATGCACAGAAAGAAAAACGTATAATTTATTTATCCTGGAAAAATGTTATTGATATTTCATTAAAAGAAAATCTCTCGCTTAAATCAAAGTCGCTCGATTATGAAATTCAAAATTTTGAAACCTGGAAATCTCTATCGAATTTTCTTCCTTCTCTGTCATATCAGGGCATTGCTCAGAAAAACATAGAACTTCCTGTATTTGTTTTTATGGGACAGAGATTTGTTGTTGGAACACCATATAATTTTCAACACTCATTTAATTTATCGCTCCCATTGTTTACAGGTGGTGCAAGATGGTTTAATTATAATATTCAAAATAATATTAGAAAATCTTTGAAAGAGGAATTAGAAGGAAAAGAAGAAGAGACTGTGCTTAATGCAATGCAGGCTTATTATGCAATTATACTTGCAAATGAAATGTGTAAAACAGCAGAAGAAGCAATTAAAGTTGCAAAACAAAATTTAGAACAGGTAAAAAAATTTTATAATGCAGGCACAGCAACCGAACTTGATTTGCAACGTGCCAAAGCTCAATATTCATCAACCTTGCCTGTTTATGAATCTGCTTTATCGAATAAAAAATTATCGATGCAGAGATTGAAGATGCTACTTAATATTCCACTCGAAGATTCTCTTGTTGTTATAGATAGTCTCGATAAACAAGATTTTCTAAATGAATATGAAAATATCTCTCTGGATGAATTAAAAGCAATTTCAAAAGAAAAAAGAAATGACTTAAAAGCATTGAAATATCAGCAAGAAACAACTAAAGCAGGTGAGAAAATTGCACTCAGTAGTTTTGCACCAACAGTAGCTATTATGGCAAGTCTGGATTATGCAGCTCCAATGGAAAATACAAAAGTTACCTGGAACGATTATATCCGTTCAAAATCATTGACTTTATCTTTATCCTGGCAATTGTTTGATGGAGGTAAAAGAATCATTGATTATCAAATTGCTAAGATTAAATCTGATCAAATGAATTTGTACTTAAATCAAGCTCAATATGCTGCTGATTTAGAAATTGAACAGAGTTATTATAGCTTTAATGAAGCATCTAAAAATTTACAGAGTTTGAAAGATGCACTTGAGCAATATAAAGAAAGTCTTCGTATCTCTAATCTGCTTTATTCACAGGGAATGAGCAGTCAGCTTGATGTTTTAAATGCACAATTACTTTATACCAAAAGTAAAAGTGACTACTTGCAGGGAATTTATAATTATAATGTAAGTCAACTGGCATTACTAAAATCAATTGGTCTTTTAGATAAAATCTGGAAATAA